In Salmonella enterica subsp. enterica serovar Typhimurium str. LT2, a single window of DNA contains:
- the yjbE gene encoding putative outer membrane protein (similar to E. coli orf, hypothetical protein (AAC76996.1); Blastp hit to AAC76996.1 (80 aa), 96% identity in aa 1 - 80): MMKKVLYGIFAITALAATSVSAAPVQVGEAAGSAATSVSAGSSSATSVSTVSSAVGVALAATGGGDGSNTGTTTTTTTSTQ, encoded by the coding sequence ATGATGAAAAAAGTACTGTATGGCATTTTTGCCATAACCGCGCTTGCGGCGACATCTGTCTCGGCAGCCCCCGTTCAGGTGGGTGAAGCGGCAGGGTCGGCAGCGACGTCGGTATCGGCGGGAAGCTCCTCCGCTACCAGCGTTAGCACCGTAAGTTCGGCGGTGGGCGTCGCGTTAGCGGCAACCGGCGGCGGCGATGGTTCCAATACCGGAACCACGACCACCACGACCACCAGTACCCAGTAG
- the lysC gene encoding lysine sensitive aspartokinase III (similar to E. coli aspartokinase III, lysine sensitive (AAC76994.1); Blastp hit to AAC76994.1 (449 aa), 93% identity in aa 1 - 449): MTEIVVSKFGGTSVADFDAMNRSADIVLSDTNVRLVVLSASAGITNLLVALAEGMEPGERFATLDAIRKIQFDILDRLRHPNVIREEIERLLENITILAEAASLATSAALTDELVSHGELMSTLLFVEILRERDVQAHWFDVRKVMRTSDRFGRAEPDVAALAELAAQQLLPRLSETLVITQGFIGSESKGRTTTLGRGGSDYTAALLAEALHAARVDIWTDVPGIYTTDPRVVPVAQRIDEIDFEEAAEMATFGAKVLHPATLLPAVRSDIPVFVGSSKDPQAGGTLVCNKTQNPPLFRALALRRNQTLLTLHSLNMLHSRGFLAEVFGILARHNISVDLITTSEVSVALTLDTTGSTSTGDTLLTQSLLMELSALCRVEVEEGLALVALIGNNLSKACGVGKEVFGVLEPFNIRMICYGASSHNLCFLVPGDDAEKVVQKLHQNLFE, encoded by the coding sequence ATGACAGAGATCGTTGTTTCCAAATTTGGCGGTACCAGCGTCGCTGATTTTGACGCCATGAACCGTAGCGCGGATATCGTACTTTCCGACACCAATGTTCGTTTAGTCGTGCTTTCCGCGTCTGCCGGCATCACTAACCTGCTGGTGGCGCTGGCCGAAGGGATGGAGCCCGGCGAACGTTTCGCTACGCTCGACGCCATCCGTAAAATCCAGTTCGATATCCTTGATCGTCTGCGTCATCCGAATGTCATTCGCGAAGAGATTGAACGCCTGCTGGAAAACATCACTATTCTGGCGGAGGCGGCATCGCTGGCGACATCGGCAGCCCTGACCGATGAACTGGTCAGCCACGGCGAGCTGATGTCTACCCTGCTATTTGTTGAGATCCTGCGTGAACGCGACGTACAGGCCCACTGGTTCGACGTGCGCAAAGTGATGCGTACCAGCGATCGCTTTGGTCGTGCGGAACCGGACGTCGCAGCGCTTGCGGAACTGGCCGCGCAGCAGTTGCTCCCGCGCCTGAGCGAAACGTTGGTCATTACTCAGGGCTTTATCGGCAGTGAAAGCAAAGGCCGCACCACGACGTTAGGCCGCGGCGGCAGCGACTATACGGCAGCGTTGCTGGCTGAAGCGCTCCACGCCGCGCGGGTTGATATCTGGACAGATGTGCCCGGTATTTACACCACCGACCCGCGCGTAGTGCCTGTCGCGCAGCGAATTGATGAAATCGACTTTGAAGAAGCGGCGGAGATGGCAACCTTCGGCGCAAAAGTACTGCATCCAGCCACCTTACTCCCGGCCGTGCGTAGCGATATCCCGGTCTTCGTTGGCTCCAGTAAAGATCCGCAAGCGGGCGGTACGCTGGTGTGCAATAAAACCCAAAACCCGCCGCTGTTCCGCGCGCTGGCGCTGCGCCGCAATCAAACGCTATTGACGCTGCACAGCCTGAATATGCTGCACTCACGAGGTTTCCTGGCAGAGGTGTTCGGCATTCTGGCGCGGCATAATATTTCGGTAGATCTGATTACCACTTCGGAGGTGAGCGTCGCGCTGACGCTGGATACTACCGGCTCCACCTCCACGGGCGATACGTTACTGACCCAATCCTTATTGATGGAGCTTTCCGCGCTGTGTCGGGTCGAAGTTGAAGAAGGACTGGCGCTGGTCGCGCTGATTGGCAACAACCTGTCAAAAGCCTGCGGTGTTGGTAAAGAAGTGTTTGGCGTCCTGGAACCGTTCAACATTCGCATGATTTGTTACGGCGCCTCCAGCCACAATCTGTGCTTCCTCGTGCCGGGAGACGATGCCGAGAAAGTGGTGCAAAAGCTACATCAGAACTTATTTGAATAA
- a CDS encoding putative cytoplasmic protein: MRNWGGQSIYFPKGISGRASERDYQIYSECDGRNYAELAKKYNLTLQWIYKIVKRVHTEKQHQRRML; this comes from the coding sequence ATGCGCAACTGGGGCGGGCAAAGCATTTATTTTCCCAAAGGTATCTCTGGTCGGGCTTCGGAACGGGATTATCAGATTTACAGCGAGTGCGATGGGCGTAATTATGCGGAGCTGGCCAAAAAGTACAATTTGACACTGCAGTGGATCTATAAAATCGTTAAGCGGGTCCACACGGAAAAACAGCACCAGCGGCGTATGCTGTAA
- the pgi gene encoding glucosephosphate isomerase (similar to E. coli glucosephosphate isomerase (AAC76995.1); Blastp hit to AAC76995.1 (549 aa), 95% identity in aa 1 - 548) translates to MKNINPTQTSAWQALQKHYDEMKDVTIAELFANDSDRFAKFSATFDDLMLVDFSKNRITEETLAKLQDLAKETDLAGAIKSMFSGEKINRTEDRAVLHVALRNRSNTPIIVDGKDVMPEVNAVLEKMKTFSQAIISGQWKGYTGKAITDVVNIGIGGSDLGPFMVTEALRPYKNHLTMHFVSNVDGTHIAEVLKKVNPETTLFLVASKTFTTQETMTNAHSARDWFLKTAGDEKHVAKHFAALSTNAKAVGEFGIDTANMFEFWDWVGGRYSLWSAIGLSIILSVGFDNFVELLSGAHAMDKHFSTTPAEKNLPILLALIGIWYNNFFGAETEAILPYDQYMHRFAAYFQQGNMESNGKYVDRNGNAVDYQTGPIIWGEPGTNGQHAFYQLIHQGTKMVPCDFIAPAITHNPLSDHHQKLLSNFFAQTEALAFGKSREVVEQEYRDQGKDPAQLEHVVPFKVFEGNRPTNSILLREITPFSLGALIALYEHKIFTQGVILNIFTFDQWGVELGKQLANRILPELGDDKAISSHDSSTNGLINRYKAWRA, encoded by the coding sequence ATGAAAAACATCAATCCAACGCAGACTTCTGCCTGGCAGGCGCTCCAGAAACACTACGATGAAATGAAAGACGTTACGATCGCTGAGCTTTTCGCGAACGATAGCGACCGTTTCGCTAAATTTTCCGCGACGTTTGACGATCTGATGCTGGTGGATTTCTCCAAAAACCGCATCACCGAAGAGACGCTGGCAAAATTACAGGATCTGGCGAAAGAGACCGATCTGGCCGGCGCGATTAAATCCATGTTCTCCGGCGAGAAGATCAACCGCACCGAAGACCGCGCCGTGCTGCACGTGGCGCTGCGTAACCGTAGCAATACGCCGATCATTGTGGACGGCAAAGATGTGATGCCGGAAGTGAACGCCGTACTTGAGAAGATGAAAACTTTCTCGCAAGCGATTATCTCCGGTCAGTGGAAAGGCTACACCGGTAAGGCCATCACCGACGTGGTGAACATCGGTATCGGCGGTTCCGACCTCGGCCCGTTCATGGTGACCGAAGCGCTGCGTCCGTATAAAAATCATCTGACTATGCACTTCGTCTCTAACGTCGATGGTACCCACATCGCTGAAGTGCTGAAGAAAGTGAACCCTGAAACCACGCTGTTCCTGGTCGCGTCGAAAACTTTCACCACCCAGGAAACCATGACCAACGCCCACAGCGCGCGCGACTGGTTCCTGAAAACTGCAGGCGATGAAAAACACGTGGCGAAACACTTTGCTGCGCTCTCCACCAACGCCAAAGCGGTCGGCGAATTTGGTATCGACACGGCCAATATGTTCGAGTTCTGGGACTGGGTCGGTGGTCGTTACTCGCTGTGGTCTGCCATCGGGCTGTCCATTATTCTGTCCGTCGGTTTCGACAACTTTGTCGAGCTGCTTTCCGGCGCGCACGCGATGGACAAGCATTTCTCCACCACTCCGGCGGAGAAAAACCTACCCATTCTGCTGGCGTTGATTGGCATCTGGTACAACAATTTCTTCGGCGCGGAAACCGAAGCCATTCTGCCGTATGACCAGTATATGCACCGTTTCGCCGCCTACTTCCAGCAGGGTAACATGGAATCCAACGGTAAATACGTTGACCGTAACGGCAACGCCGTGGATTACCAGACAGGCCCAATTATCTGGGGCGAACCAGGCACCAACGGTCAGCACGCGTTTTATCAATTGATTCACCAGGGTACTAAAATGGTGCCGTGTGATTTTATCGCCCCGGCTATCACCCATAACCCGCTATCCGATCATCATCAGAAGCTGCTGTCTAACTTCTTCGCGCAGACCGAAGCGCTGGCGTTTGGTAAATCCCGCGAGGTGGTTGAGCAGGAATATCGCGATCAGGGTAAAGATCCGGCGCAGCTTGAACACGTTGTGCCATTCAAAGTGTTTGAAGGCAACCGCCCGACCAACTCTATCCTGCTGCGCGAAATTACGCCGTTCAGCCTGGGCGCACTGATTGCGTTGTATGAGCATAAAATCTTTACGCAGGGCGTCATCCTGAACATCTTTACTTTCGACCAGTGGGGCGTTGAGTTGGGTAAACAGTTGGCTAACCGTATTCTGCCGGAGTTGGGCGATGATAAAGCTATTTCGTCCCATGATAGCTCTACTAACGGTCTGATTAACCGTTATAAAGCCTGGCGCGCCTGA